One genomic region from Bacillus aquiflavi encodes:
- a CDS encoding IS3 family transposase, with protein MSRQTFDEDFKRSTVQMMIEQNKSVAQTARDLDISPNTIHNWKKKYGEEFIEASFPNMTEAQQLKAMQKRLRDLEEENAILKKDDALLRERPSVIFSFIYENRFIFRVEKMCKVMKVSRSGYHKWVDRPESEKAKRHKTLVKHVHKSYLESRGLYGSPKIAKDLERKGVPVCQKTVARIMKEENLRSKTVKKYKATTNSKHSLPVYENKLNQEFKVDAPNKVWVADITYIPTSEGWLYLASVMDLFSRKIVVGWSVDKTMTKELVINALDRAYNRQKPPLGSVLHHSDRGSQYCSKDYQKKLTKYEMDISMSRKGNCYDNACIESFHSVLKKELIYLTKYKTREQAKKEIYEYIEIFYNSKRIHSANGYLSPSEYERMYLSKAAS; from the coding sequence ATGAGCAGACAAACATTTGATGAAGATTTTAAAAGAAGTACAGTCCAAATGATGATTGAACAAAACAAGTCGGTTGCCCAGACGGCTAGGGATCTGGATATTAGTCCAAATACCATTCACAATTGGAAAAAGAAATATGGTGAAGAGTTTATTGAAGCTTCTTTTCCAAACATGACAGAAGCTCAACAATTAAAAGCAATGCAAAAACGGCTACGTGATCTTGAGGAGGAGAATGCAATCTTAAAAAAGGATGATGCACTTCTTCGTGAAAGACCATCGGTAATTTTCTCATTCATCTATGAGAATCGCTTCATTTTCCGTGTGGAGAAGATGTGCAAGGTCATGAAGGTTTCCCGAAGCGGCTATCACAAATGGGTGGATCGCCCTGAAAGTGAAAAAGCAAAACGCCATAAAACTTTAGTTAAGCACGTTCATAAATCATATTTAGAATCCAGGGGACTTTATGGAAGTCCAAAGATTGCAAAAGACCTTGAAAGAAAAGGAGTGCCTGTCTGCCAAAAAACAGTAGCTCGTATCATGAAAGAAGAGAATCTCCGGTCAAAGACAGTTAAAAAATATAAAGCGACTACCAATTCAAAGCATTCTCTTCCAGTCTACGAGAATAAGCTTAATCAAGAATTTAAAGTAGATGCACCGAATAAAGTATGGGTCGCTGATATCACTTATATTCCAACTTCAGAAGGCTGGCTCTATTTAGCAAGCGTAATGGATTTATTTTCTCGCAAAATTGTTGTTGGCTGGTCCGTGGATAAGACAATGACAAAAGAGTTGGTGATTAACGCTCTGGATCGGGCATATAACCGCCAGAAGCCACCCCTTGGCTCTGTTCTTCATCATTCAGATCGTGGCAGCCAATATTGTTCAAAAGATTATCAAAAGAAATTGACTAAGTATGAGATGGATATAAGCATGAGCAGAAAGGGAAACTGTTATGATAATGCCTGCATTGAATCCTTTCATAGTGTGCTAAAGAAAGAACTTATCTATCTAACTAAATATAAGACGAGAGAACAGGCCAAAAAAGAAATCTATGAATATATCGAAATATTCTATAATTCAAAAAGAATTCATTCGGCCAATGGATACCTTTCGCCGTCCGAATACGAACGTATGTACCTTAGTAAAGCTGCAAGTTAA
- a CDS encoding ABC transporter substrate-binding protein, producing the protein MKKSFFFLLIFILIASLTACTSSDSSKNGKSEGANKEETLIFADAGWDSMRFHNGVARFILENGYGYKTDIMPGSTVATIQGLGSGDIDIYMEVWTDNVKESYQKVLDSGKAVELGINYDDNTQGLYVPTYVIEGDPERGIEPLAPDLKTVEDLKKYKDLFKDPEDPSKGRIIGAIPGWSADEIMTEKIETYGLDEQFNIFRPGSDGALSTSIVNAYKAGEPWVGYYWEPTWIMGMYDMTLLEEKEYNEKDWNDGYKTAFPSVKLTIAVNKDVSENKEVVDFLKNYKSSTEITNEALSYMQEHEATAEEAAENFLKEHEELWVEWVPEDIANKVKEKLS; encoded by the coding sequence GTGAAAAAAAGTTTTTTTTTTTTACTGATTTTTATTCTGATTGCAAGTTTAACAGCTTGCACTTCAAGTGATAGCAGTAAAAACGGTAAGTCAGAAGGTGCAAATAAAGAGGAAACACTTATCTTTGCTGATGCTGGATGGGATAGTATGAGATTCCATAATGGTGTAGCCCGGTTTATACTTGAAAACGGTTATGGATATAAAACGGATATTATGCCTGGCTCTACAGTTGCAACAATCCAAGGACTTGGGAGCGGGGATATTGATATTTACATGGAAGTATGGACAGACAATGTGAAAGAATCTTATCAAAAAGTTTTAGACAGCGGTAAGGCGGTTGAACTTGGCATAAACTACGATGATAACACTCAAGGATTGTATGTTCCAACCTATGTAATCGAAGGGGATCCAGAACGGGGAATAGAACCATTGGCACCCGATTTAAAAACTGTTGAAGATTTAAAAAAATACAAAGATCTTTTTAAAGACCCTGAAGATCCTAGTAAAGGAAGAATCATTGGCGCCATTCCAGGTTGGTCTGCCGATGAAATTATGACTGAAAAAATTGAAACGTATGGGTTAGATGAGCAATTTAACATTTTCCGTCCTGGTTCTGACGGTGCCTTATCAACATCGATCGTTAATGCATATAAAGCCGGTGAACCTTGGGTTGGCTACTATTGGGAGCCCACTTGGATCATGGGAATGTATGATATGACACTATTGGAAGAAAAAGAGTATAACGAAAAAGATTGGAACGATGGTTATAAGACAGCCTTTCCTTCTGTGAAGTTGACAATTGCTGTTAATAAAGATGTTAGTGAAAATAAGGAAGTAGTTGACTTCTTGAAAAATTACAAATCGTCTACTGAAATAACAAACGAAGCCCTTTCTTATATGCAAGAGCATGAAGCAACGGCAGAAGAGGCAGCTGAAAACTTCTTAAAGGAACACGAGGAACTTTGGGTTGAATGGGTTCCTGAAGATATAGCTAATAAAGTGAAAGAAAAACTTTCATAA
- a CDS encoding quaternary amine ABC transporter ATP-binding protein has protein sequence MPTKIQVKNITKIFGKNPKTIVQKIKQGMSKKEILEKTGHTVGIYNANFEVKEGEIFVIMGLSGSGKSTLIRCLNLLNKPTAGQIFVDGEEVTSYNKKQLQEFRKTKIAMVFQHFGLFTHRSVLENVAYGLEIKGVPKEEREKIALKNIQIVGLEGYEQQMPDQLSGGMQQRVGLARALANDPDILLMDEPFSALDPLIRREMHVELLDLQAKLKKKIIFITHDINEAFKLGDRVAVMKDGQIVQTGTPEEILESPADEYIEDFVKDIDRSKVLQAKHIMMSPDPVAYMKDGLKLVVKKMEQQGISSLYVVDTNRKLQGIVTIDDAIEARQRGQELKDIIKHDFEKTNPETFIQDLIPQATQTKYPIAVIDQEQKLLGLIVRVSVLSGLV, from the coding sequence ATGCCAACAAAAATACAAGTGAAAAATATTACAAAAATATTTGGGAAAAATCCAAAAACAATTGTCCAAAAAATAAAGCAAGGAATGTCGAAAAAAGAAATATTAGAAAAAACAGGCCATACTGTTGGGATCTATAATGCTAACTTCGAAGTAAAAGAAGGGGAAATCTTCGTGATTATGGGGTTATCAGGAAGTGGAAAATCAACCCTTATTCGCTGTCTTAACTTATTAAATAAACCAACTGCGGGGCAAATATTTGTTGATGGTGAAGAGGTCACATCATATAACAAGAAGCAATTACAGGAGTTTAGAAAAACAAAAATAGCGATGGTATTTCAACATTTTGGACTTTTTACACATCGATCTGTTTTAGAAAATGTGGCTTATGGTCTTGAAATTAAAGGTGTTCCAAAAGAAGAACGTGAAAAAATTGCTTTAAAAAATATTCAGATTGTAGGGCTTGAAGGGTATGAACAGCAAATGCCAGATCAGCTTTCTGGAGGGATGCAACAGAGAGTAGGACTGGCAAGAGCCTTAGCAAACGATCCTGATATTTTACTAATGGATGAACCTTTTAGCGCCCTAGACCCTCTTATTCGCAGGGAAATGCATGTTGAACTTCTTGATCTACAAGCAAAACTTAAAAAAAAGATTATTTTTATTACACATGATATAAATGAAGCATTTAAGCTTGGAGATCGAGTTGCTGTTATGAAAGATGGACAAATAGTTCAGACTGGAACACCAGAAGAAATTTTGGAGTCGCCGGCTGATGAGTATATTGAAGATTTCGTAAAAGATATTGATCGTTCTAAAGTTTTACAAGCAAAACATATTATGATGAGTCCTGATCCAGTGGCGTATATGAAGGATGGGTTAAAACTTGTAGTTAAAAAGATGGAACAGCAAGGGATTTCTAGCTTGTACGTCGTAGATACGAATCGTAAGCTACAAGGAATTGTGACGATTGATGATGCGATCGAGGCTCGACAACGCGGGCAAGAATTAAAGGATATTATTAAGCATGATTTTGAGAAAACTAATCCCGAAACATTTATCCAAGATCTCATCCCGCAAGCTACTCAAACAAAATATCCAATCGCTGTTATCGATCAAGAACAAAAACTTCTCGGTTTAATTGTTCGCGTTTCCGTTCTTTCAGGTTTAGTATAA
- a CDS encoding OsmC family protein, which produces MSIVTFKATAKNLDEGLLVETASRGFKVMMDEPKYLGGTDKGMNPVEMTLCALGACQSIVAKIYAKQFGIDLRAFRVELEGDLDPAGFQGKKEVRPGFQAVRFKMYMECDASEEKANEFALFIERTCPVGDSLQNPVKLELAGVVVEKPNVMTT; this is translated from the coding sequence ATGTCAATTGTTACATTTAAAGCTACCGCAAAAAATTTAGATGAAGGTTTGTTAGTAGAAACGGCTTCGCGAGGTTTTAAAGTAATGATGGATGAACCGAAATACTTGGGCGGGACTGACAAAGGAATGAATCCAGTTGAAATGACACTTTGTGCGTTAGGTGCGTGTCAATCAATTGTAGCTAAAATTTATGCAAAACAATTTGGAATCGATCTTCGAGCTTTTCGTGTTGAATTGGAAGGAGATTTAGATCCCGCTGGTTTTCAAGGAAAAAAAGAAGTAAGACCTGGATTTCAAGCTGTACGTTTTAAAATGTATATGGAATGTGACGCATCTGAAGAAAAAGCAAACGAGTTTGCTCTATTTATTGAAAGAACATGTCCAGTCGGTGACTCTCTCCAAAATCCTGTGAAGCTTGAACTTGCAGGTGTAGTCGTTGAAAAACCGAATGTTATGACTACATAA
- a CDS encoding SulP family inorganic anion transporter: MLLDERFRGYNSAALKKDLLAGITVGIVAIPLAMAFSIASGVNPEYGIYTTIISGFLVALLGGSRFQIAGPTGAFIPVLLAVVLQYGYEKLLIAGLLAGLLLMIMGLLKLGNLIKYIPRSVTIGFTSGIAVIIFTGQIASFLGLEGVEKKEAFHENMNEIFRQLNTVNMYSILIAILGFILLIFIPKLFPRVPVLLVALIIPTIVAVFFFPNKVATIGSAFGEIPQKLPSFSFPELSLETIKEVWRPALVIAILGGIESLLSAVVADGMTGKRHNSNRELFGQGVANFVTPLFGGIPATGAIARTATNIKSGAVSPLSSIFHSVFVLGALLIFAPYASYIPLASMAPILMLVAWNMSQHRAFVHILKLRSADSIVLIVTFLLTVFVNLTVAVEIGLLLAMISFIKRMSGMLEIDKVLPDSHGKQVSPDPIITGHDCPQLSIYTIEGPLFFGAADTFERVLTRSIRKRPKVLLLRMRYVSLIDATGEGNLSSLVNDFQKMNGIILISGIREQPLEMLKISGLYEKIGAEHIFEHTGEAINYGLSLLNYDHCKGCRFAAFRECDSFKQREVSEHAQMARVR; the protein is encoded by the coding sequence TTGTTATTAGACGAACGTTTCCGTGGGTATAACTCTGCTGCTTTGAAAAAGGATTTACTAGCAGGGATCACGGTGGGTATCGTTGCCATTCCCCTTGCAATGGCATTTTCGATTGCTTCAGGTGTAAATCCGGAATATGGGATATACACGACAATTATCAGTGGATTTTTAGTAGCATTACTTGGAGGATCACGCTTTCAAATTGCCGGCCCTACAGGTGCTTTTATTCCTGTACTGTTAGCCGTTGTTCTCCAGTATGGGTATGAAAAGTTGTTAATTGCAGGTCTCTTGGCGGGTCTTTTACTTATGATCATGGGGTTATTAAAGCTTGGTAACTTAATTAAGTACATACCTCGCTCAGTAACGATCGGATTTACATCAGGAATTGCTGTCATTATTTTCACAGGACAAATTGCAAGCTTTTTAGGATTAGAAGGTGTTGAAAAGAAAGAGGCTTTTCATGAAAATATGAATGAAATTTTTCGTCAATTAAATACAGTGAATATGTACAGTATTTTAATCGCTATATTAGGATTTATATTATTAATTTTTATTCCGAAATTATTTCCTCGTGTTCCAGTACTTCTAGTTGCGTTAATTATTCCTACAATTGTTGCTGTCTTCTTTTTCCCAAACAAAGTTGCAACAATCGGATCAGCATTTGGAGAAATTCCGCAAAAGCTTCCATCATTTAGTTTTCCAGAGCTAAGTTTGGAAACGATAAAAGAGGTATGGAGACCAGCTTTAGTTATTGCTATTCTTGGTGGGATTGAGTCGTTATTGTCAGCTGTTGTTGCAGATGGAATGACTGGAAAGCGGCACAATTCAAATCGTGAGTTGTTCGGGCAAGGGGTTGCCAACTTCGTCACACCATTATTCGGAGGAATTCCAGCAACAGGTGCAATTGCTCGTACAGCAACAAATATAAAAAGCGGTGCAGTCAGTCCGCTATCTAGTATATTTCATAGTGTATTTGTTTTAGGGGCTCTATTAATATTTGCACCATATGCATCGTATATACCTCTTGCGAGTATGGCTCCGATATTAATGCTAGTTGCTTGGAATATGAGTCAGCATAGAGCGTTTGTTCATATTTTAAAATTACGATCAGCTGATTCCATTGTTTTAATAGTAACGTTCTTACTAACTGTGTTTGTTAATTTAACAGTAGCAGTTGAAATTGGATTATTACTGGCAATGATCTCTTTCATTAAACGTATGAGCGGGATGCTTGAAATTGATAAAGTATTACCCGATTCACATGGAAAGCAAGTTTCACCTGATCCAATTATAACAGGACATGATTGTCCGCAGCTTTCAATTTATACAATTGAAGGGCCATTGTTTTTTGGGGCAGCGGATACTTTTGAGCGTGTGCTAACCCGCTCAATACGTAAACGGCCAAAGGTGCTGCTTTTGCGTATGCGGTATGTCTCTCTAATTGATGCTACTGGTGAAGGAAATCTCTCTTCTTTAGTGAATGACTTTCAAAAAATGAACGGAATTATCCTAATTTCGGGTATACGCGAGCAGCCTCTTGAAATGCTAAAAATAAGCGGCCTTTATGAAAAAATTGGGGCTGAGCATATTTTTGAGCATACTGGAGAAGCAATTAACTACGGTCTCTCTCTATTAAACTATGATCATTGTAAAGGATGCCGCTTTGCTGCTTTCCGTGAATGCGATAGTTTTAAGCAAAGAGAAGTAAGTGAACACGCACAGATGGCGCGTGTGCGTTAG
- a CDS encoding PadR family transcriptional regulator, whose amino-acid sequence MERTSLIKGHLEMCVLSILSRGKSYGYEMMKELEKYNLKLKGVGSIYPILTKLKDQGWVHTYREVTNNGKMRVYYEINEKGELYLQKKINEWLELQNDIKSLLQCGLKGDQLK is encoded by the coding sequence ATGGAAAGAACAAGTTTAATTAAAGGTCATTTAGAAATGTGTGTGTTGTCTATTTTATCAAGGGGGAAAAGCTACGGTTATGAAATGATGAAGGAGTTGGAAAAATACAATTTAAAATTGAAAGGAGTAGGAAGTATTTATCCGATATTGACTAAGCTGAAAGATCAAGGATGGGTTCATACTTACCGTGAAGTAACAAATAACGGAAAGATGAGAGTTTATTATGAAATCAACGAAAAAGGAGAATTGTATCTCCAAAAAAAGATTAACGAATGGTTAGAGTTGCAAAATGATATAAAGTCTTTGCTTCAATGTGGTTTGAAAGGAGATCAGTTGAAATGA
- a CDS encoding ABC transporter permease, translating into MTNFPDIRWELGKYVEEATVWFTDHFQGTLDSISNGVLFLLMKIEAGLLWIPWWAVLLVVFILGARYKSIVSGTIYALLLFLVGTFGYWELMMLTLAIVLASVVISIIIGVPIGIISSYSKKTENILQPILDAMQTLPSFVYLIPAMMFFGLGKVPAVFATIIYAAPPVIRLTKLAIRGVSKEMVEAAQSYGSSTWQVLTKVQLPQALPTIMTGINQTTMMALSMVVVASMVGAKGLGMEVLTSINRIDIGKGFESGIGIVFLAIIIDRISQGIADRSRSKRLKL; encoded by the coding sequence ATGACTAATTTTCCGGATATTCGTTGGGAACTAGGAAAGTACGTTGAAGAAGCAACTGTGTGGTTTACAGATCATTTTCAAGGCACTTTAGATTCTATTTCAAACGGAGTTTTATTCTTATTAATGAAAATAGAAGCGGGTCTATTATGGATTCCTTGGTGGGCGGTATTACTAGTTGTTTTTATTTTAGGAGCACGCTACAAAAGTATTGTTTCAGGAACGATATATGCATTGTTATTATTTTTAGTCGGTACATTTGGTTACTGGGAATTAATGATGCTTACATTAGCGATCGTTTTGGCCTCTGTTGTGATTTCAATTATTATCGGGGTTCCAATTGGGATTATATCTTCTTACAGTAAGAAAACAGAAAACATTTTACAGCCAATATTAGATGCGATGCAAACATTACCGAGTTTTGTGTACTTAATTCCCGCAATGATGTTTTTTGGTTTAGGAAAAGTCCCAGCAGTATTTGCTACGATTATATATGCTGCTCCTCCTGTTATTCGCTTAACAAAATTAGCAATTCGCGGAGTCTCAAAAGAAATGGTCGAAGCAGCTCAATCATATGGTTCTTCTACTTGGCAAGTTTTAACGAAAGTACAACTCCCACAAGCACTCCCTACAATTATGACAGGTATTAACCAAACAACGATGATGGCTCTTTCAATGGTTGTTGTAGCTTCAATGGTTGGAGCAAAAGGTTTAGGTATGGAAGTATTAACTTCTATTAACCGGATTGACATTGGAAAAGGTTTCGAGTCTGGAATCGGGATTGTGTTTCTCGCTATTATTATTGATCGAATTTCTCAAGGAATTGCTGACAGATCTCGTTCGAAGCGTTTGAAATTGTAA
- a CDS encoding HAD family hydrolase, with protein MKKAIFFDLDDTLLNDRKSIQTAFDLTCHEIASSYHLNKKDIEARIRKEARKQYATYPFYLFTQQIGINPFEGLWGNFGDVHHWQFRQMGELILDYQTKTWVQGLKDFNLGEDEAIKARDRFKEARRSSPFLYEETIDVLNTLTAKDFRLLLLTNGAPSLQLEKLTMTPELVPFFEHIVISGNVGFGKPNPVIFEHALRLMELSVDKVVMVGDNLSTDILGATKIGMDSILIDHADGKVAKKAQPTYQVDRLQDILSIINH; from the coding sequence ATGAAGAAAGCGATATTTTTTGATTTGGATGACACGTTATTAAATGATCGAAAAAGTATCCAAACCGCGTTTGATCTTACATGTCATGAAATTGCTTCATCATATCATTTAAACAAAAAGGATATCGAAGCTCGAATTAGAAAAGAAGCTCGAAAACAATATGCAACTTATCCTTTCTACTTATTTACGCAACAAATTGGAATCAATCCTTTTGAAGGTCTATGGGGAAACTTTGGAGATGTCCACCATTGGCAATTCAGACAAATGGGCGAACTCATTTTAGATTATCAAACAAAGACATGGGTGCAAGGATTAAAGGATTTCAATCTCGGAGAAGATGAAGCCATTAAAGCAAGAGACCGCTTTAAAGAAGCTCGCCGTTCCTCTCCATTTCTATATGAAGAAACAATTGACGTACTGAATACTTTAACAGCTAAAGACTTTCGTTTATTACTTTTAACAAATGGGGCGCCTTCTTTACAGCTTGAAAAACTTACGATGACTCCAGAGCTTGTTCCATTTTTTGAGCATATCGTCATTTCAGGAAATGTTGGTTTCGGCAAACCAAATCCAGTTATTTTTGAACACGCTTTACGTTTAATGGAGCTATCAGTTGATAAAGTAGTCATGGTTGGTGATAACTTAAGTACAGATATTTTAGGAGCAACAAAAATTGGAATGGATTCAATTTTGATTGACCATGCTGATGGCAAAGTTGCCAAAAAAGCACAACCTACTTATCAAGTTGATCGCTTACAAGACATACTTTCAATTATTAATCATTAG
- a CDS encoding serine hydrolase domain-containing protein codes for MKLIEEGKLNIDDPVQKYIPTFTLKDQQAASQITIKHLLSHTSGLSPYIGLLMADKTSNDLNAIKSNLNNLINVNLTASPGEKYQYSSANYLILGALIEEVTNQPYSQFMEEHIFLPLQMKNAAADLETAREKGYFAGYQSWFGLPRKSEVVYDNGGAAYGYITASAKDMAQLINFFSEQGDSILSKEYKELYLSPLFQTKEEQYYGFGLRITDSVSQGKIIWHSGSTPDSHTEFFFLPETGWGGVILTNKNHILEEEALPNLKNGIIAILNGEKPADVQSIFPTVQLVLCGILCLLFGLLFYLIVKLVRKNIRKRNGIRSIK; via the coding sequence ATGAAATTAATTGAAGAAGGAAAGCTTAACATAGATGATCCTGTACAGAAATATATTCCTACTTTCACGCTTAAAGATCAACAAGCAGCATCTCAAATAACGATTAAGCATTTATTATCTCATACGAGTGGACTTAGTCCTTATATTGGTTTATTAATGGCTGATAAAACCTCCAATGATCTTAACGCGATTAAAAGCAATTTGAACAATCTAATAAATGTTAACCTCACAGCATCTCCTGGCGAGAAATATCAATATAGCAGTGCAAACTACTTAATTCTTGGTGCTCTTATTGAGGAAGTTACAAATCAACCATATTCTCAGTTCATGGAAGAGCACATTTTCTTACCTTTACAGATGAAAAATGCAGCAGCTGACTTAGAAACAGCAAGAGAAAAAGGATACTTTGCAGGGTATCAGTCATGGTTTGGTCTACCAAGAAAGAGTGAAGTTGTCTATGATAACGGAGGAGCCGCATATGGCTATATCACTGCAAGTGCTAAAGATATGGCCCAATTGATTAACTTTTTTAGCGAACAAGGTGACAGCATATTATCAAAAGAATACAAGGAACTTTATTTATCTCCCCTATTTCAAACTAAAGAAGAGCAATATTACGGTTTTGGTTTAAGAATAACAGATTCCGTTTCTCAAGGAAAAATAATTTGGCATTCAGGTTCAACCCCAGATTCGCATACTGAATTTTTCTTCTTGCCTGAAACAGGTTGGGGCGGGGTGATTCTGACGAATAAAAATCATATATTAGAAGAAGAGGCTCTTCCAAATTTAAAGAATGGTATAATTGCGATTTTAAATGGAGAAAAACCGGCTGATGTACAAAGTATTTTTCCTACTGTTCAACTTGTCCTATGCGGGATACTATGTTTGCTTTTTGGACTGTTGTTTTATTTAATAGTCAAACTTGTTAGGAAAAATATTCGTAAAAGAAATGGTATTAGGTCAATAAAGTAG